CCGGTGCGTTTGCCCCCAAAGTAGTCCAGCGACAGCTCCAGCAGGTGGTCGAAGGTGGTGGTGCGCAGGTCGGCGCCGATGCGTTCGGAGACCAGTGACAGGATGTAGGTGCGGGCCCAGTTCAGCCCCCAGCCCAGCACCGCAGCGCCAAACAGGCCGCCCAGGTAGACCACCACCTTTTGGGGCTCGATGGTCTGCCCGTTCTGGAACGGGATCAGGATTTCGTCCATGAGCGGGATCGCCAAATAGGGCGGGATCATCGACGCGGCGGTGGAGGCCATGGTGAGTGCAAAACCGGCAGCCAGCTGCTTGCGGTAGGGCTTGGCAAAGCGCCACAGGCGCAGCAGTACCCAGGTGGACGGCGGGGTGTGCAGCTCGCGCTGGCAGACCGGGCATTCTTCGCTGTCGGGCGGCAGGGGCGCGTGGCAGGTGGGGCACTGGCCGGGCTCGTCCAGGGTCAGCTCCAGGGGGGTCGCGCGCTGCTCGAACAGCTTGACCAGGCGCAGCGCCTGCGGGTCGGCCGCCAGGGTGTAGCGCCAGCGGGCCAATCGGGTGTGGGTGTTGTGCAGTTCCAGCGTGCCCACACCGGCGTGGTCAAAGTGGCGCAGGGCCAGATCGGGCGTGAGCGGCCAGGCTTGCCAGCTACCGTCCTGGTGGCTCAGCAGGCGCTGGTCGGTCAGGGACAGCAGGCCGGGCGCAAAGCGCAGCCGGGCGTCCAGGTCAACGGACAGACTGACTAGGGCGTTCTCGTGGGGAAGGAGCTGCGATTGCAAGCCACTGCTTAGTTCGACGGGATGATGGTGTTGCATTTGATTAAAGACCCCAAGATTTTGGCCCAGCGCCGGTGCTTCGTCGGGGACTGAGATTCTCGCCGATGCCAAGTCCATTTCTAATTACCATATGCACCTGCGCACATTAGCCACCAGCAGCCGGGCCGCCCGGACACTACTTACGCCAAAAACATGAGCCTCAAGGACGATATCCAACTGCTGCGCATCAATTATTTGCGCGGCCCCAACATCTGGACCTACCGGCCCGCCCTCGAAGTCTGGCTCGACCTGGGGGAACTGGAAGAATTTCCCTCAAACCTGCTACCTGGCTTTACCGACCGTCTGGTCGCCCTGCTGCCTGCCCTGGTGGAGCACCACTGCGGCGTGGGCGAACGCGGCGGCTTTTTGCAGCGGCTGGTAGAAGGCACCTGGGCCGGCCATGTGCTGGAGCACGTGGTCATTGAGCTGCTGAACCTGGCGGGCATGCCCACCGGCTTTGGCCAGACCCGCAGCACCTCGCAACGCGGCGTGTACCGCATGGTGTTCCGGGCCCGCGACGAGCAGGTCGCCCGCTGCGCCCTGGCCCAGGGCCACCGCCTGCTGATGGCCGCCATCAACGACCAGCCGTTTGACGTGACCGCCGCGGTGGCCGCCGTGCGCGCCGAGGTAGACGACTGCTACCTGGGCCCCAGCACCGCCTGCATCGTGGCCGCCGCCACCGACCGCAGCATTCCGCACATCCGCCTGAACGATGGCAACCTGGTGCAACTGGGCCACGGTGCCCGCCAGCGCCGCATCTGGACGGCCGAGACCGAATTCACCAGCGCCATCGCCGAGGGCATTGCCCACGACAAAGACCTGACCAAGACGCTGCTGCAGTCCTGTGGCGTGCCGGTGCCCGAAGGCGTGGTGGTCGATAGCCCGCAAGCCGCCTGGGAGGCCGCGCAAGACGTGGGCCTGCCGGTGGTGGTGAAGCCCTCCGACGGCAACCATGGCCGCGGTGTGGCGCTGGACCTGAGCACCCAGGCCGACGTGGAAGCCGCCTACCTGGTGGCCGAGCAGCACGGCAGCGAGGTGCTGGTGGAACGCTTTGTGCGCGGCAATGAGCACCGCCTGCTGGTGGTGGGTGGCCGTGTGGTTGCCGCCGCCCGGGGTTCGGTGGCATGGGTCACGGGCAACGGCCAGTCCACCGTGTTTGAGCTGGTGGATGCGCACATCAACACCGACCCGCGCCGTGGCACCCACGAAGACGCACCGCTGGGCCTGATCGACGTCTACAAAGACGAAGCCGTAGTGCTCGACCTGCAGCGCCAGGGCCTCACCCCCGACGCAGTGCCTGCCGCCGGCAAACAGGTGCTGATCCAGCGCAACGGCAACGTCGCCATCGACTGCACCGACCTGATGCACCCTGAGGTGGACCACATCGTGTCGCTGGCCGCGCGCATCGTCGGGCTGGACATTGCCGGGGTGGACGTGGTGTGCGAAGACATTTCCAAACCCCTGGGCCCCCAGGGTGGCGCGATTGTGGAGGTCAACGCCGGCCCCGGTCTGCTGATGCACCTGAAACCCGCCGAGGGTTCGCCCCGCCCGGTGGGCCGCGCCATCGTGGACCACTTGTTCGACGAAGACGCCACCGGCCGCATCCCCATCGTGGGCGTGGCGGGTACGCAAGGCACGCACACCATCGCCCGGCTGGTGGCCTGGCTGCTGCACCTGAGCGGCAAGCGCGTCGGCCTGGCCTGCCGCGACGGCCTGTTCCTGGACACCCGGCGCATCGAAACCAAGGACTGCGCCCACTGGGAACCGGCCCACCGCCTGCTGATCAACCGCTCCATGG
This sequence is a window from Rhodoferax sp. WC2427. Protein-coding genes within it:
- the cphA gene encoding cyanophycin synthetase, with translation MSLKDDIQLLRINYLRGPNIWTYRPALEVWLDLGELEEFPSNLLPGFTDRLVALLPALVEHHCGVGERGGFLQRLVEGTWAGHVLEHVVIELLNLAGMPTGFGQTRSTSQRGVYRMVFRARDEQVARCALAQGHRLLMAAINDQPFDVTAAVAAVRAEVDDCYLGPSTACIVAAATDRSIPHIRLNDGNLVQLGHGARQRRIWTAETEFTSAIAEGIAHDKDLTKTLLQSCGVPVPEGVVVDSPQAAWEAAQDVGLPVVVKPSDGNHGRGVALDLSTQADVEAAYLVAEQHGSEVLVERFVRGNEHRLLVVGGRVVAAARGSVAWVTGNGQSTVFELVDAHINTDPRRGTHEDAPLGLIDVYKDEAVVLDLQRQGLTPDAVPAAGKQVLIQRNGNVAIDCTDLMHPEVDHIVSLAARIVGLDIAGVDVVCEDISKPLGPQGGAIVEVNAGPGLLMHLKPAEGSPRPVGRAIVDHLFDEDATGRIPIVGVAGTQGTHTIARLVAWLLHLSGKRVGLACRDGLFLDTRRIETKDCAHWEPAHRLLINRSMEAAVIENGAASILRDGLAYDRCIVGIVTDLGGASTLAEFDITEEDQLVKVLRTQVDVVLAEGVAVLNAVDERVAAMAELCDGSAILYGIDPLLPATIAHRATEGRAVIIHKGHIMLATGSAEVPLVNLERLTANWTTPAQLEPILASIAAAWAMDISPDLIVAGLKTFELDLPTARPTPPVRPTLPPAAPRSEQEDRKTD